One window from the genome of Salmo salar chromosome ssa25, Ssal_v3.1, whole genome shotgun sequence encodes:
- the LOC106586634 gene encoding chromatin assembly factor 1 subunit B, protein MKVITCEIAWHNKEPVYSLDFQHNSEGRIHRLATAGVDTTVRLWRVEMGPDGKAVVDFLSNLARHTKAVNVVRFCPNSELLASGGDDSAILLWKLNDNKEPEQAPSFQEEEDSQLNKESWSVVKTLRGHIEDVYDISWTRDGNFMVSGSVDNTAIMWDVTKGQKLCIFNDHKSYVQGVTWDPLGQYVATLSCDRVMRVYSTQSRRKVYSVSKMSSGSAAEGEVKRYRMFHDDSMRSFFRRLTFTPDGSFLLAPAGCVEAGENITNTTYVFSRKSLKRPIAHLPCPAKATLAVRCCPVYFELRTKKGDDGSAQPLPNTFGLPYRLVFAVASEDSIFLYDTQQTLPFGYVSNIHYHTLSDLTWSRDGSFLAVSSTDGYCSFLSFSPGELGTPLKEPPVLEVVTPGNGPEKKGKKVAAARTVSPVPKTESTAPVHPTTKEAPSTPLSSLTSPGTPLTPGGEEKKNPGKAKTQPRRITLNTLEGWGKPSTPKAPAASAPKTPTTASTSTPSTPQQPRLTPSTPNTPSTPNTPSTPLAPSIAQPCLTPKAQCSSGKTLGPSTPKASTTPKGPTPRRISLTPVVSRSPAAFTTPSSTEKAKHERPSPPTDPVCQPPESKRPKTSTLAGKTGVAPASGSTPKP, encoded by the exons ATGAAGGTGATAACATGTGAGATTGCGTGGCACAACAAAGAACCTGTCTACAGTCTGGACTTCCAGCACAACTCAGAGGGCCGCATACACAGGCTGGCCACAGCAGGAGTGGACACCACTGTCAGG TTGTGGCGTGTGGAGATGGGGCCTGATGGGAAGGCAGTGGTGGACTTCCTGTCCAACCTGGCACGGCACACCAAGGCTGTCAATGTGGTGCGCTTCTGCCCCAACAGTGAGCTGCTCGCTTCTGGAGGAGATG ATTCAGCCATCCTGCTGTGGAAGCTGAATGACAATAAGGAGCCTGAGCAGGCCCCGTCgttccaggaggaggaggatagtCAGCTCAACAAGGAGAGCTGGAGCGTGGTCAAGACCCTGCG GGGACATATTGAGGATGTGTATGACATCAGCTGGACCCGGGATGGGAACTTCATGGTCTCTGGTTCTGTGGACAACACTGCCATTATGTGGGATGTAACAAAGG GTCAGAAGCTGTGCATCTTTAACGACCATAAGAGCTATGTGCAGGGAGTGACCTGGGACCCGCTGGGCCAGTATGTGGCCACACTCAGCTGTGACAG GGTGATGCGTGTGTACAGTACTCAGAGCAGGAGGAAAGTCTACAGTGTCAGTAAGATGAGCTCTGGATCAGCTGCGGAGGGAGAG GTGAAACGGTACCGAATGTTCCATGACGACAGCATGAGGTCTTTCTTCAGACGCTTGACCTTCACACCGGACGGCTCCTTCCTGCTCGCACCAG cgggGTGTGTGGAGGCGGGGGAGAACATCACCAACACCACCTACGTCTTCTCCAGGAAGAGCCTCAAGAG GCCCATAGCTCACCTGCCCTGCCCTGCTAAAGCCACCCTGGCTGTGCGCTGTTGCCCTGTCTACTTTGAGCTGAGGACCAAGAAGGGAGATG ATGGCAGTGCCCAGCCCCTGCCCAACACGTTTGGCTTGCCCTACAGACTGGTGTTTGCTGTGGCCTCCGAGGATTCCATCTTCCTCTATGACACTCAGCAGACCCTACCTTTCGGCTACGTCTCCAACATCCACTACCACACACTCAGCGACCTCACCTG GTCTCGGGACGGTTCCTTCCTGGCGGTGTCGTCTACAGACGGCTACTGCTCCTTCCTGTCCTTCTCCCCTGGCGAGCTGGGCACGCCCCTCAAGGAGCCCCCTGTCCTGGAGGTCGTCACCCCTGGCAACGGGCCCGAAAAGAAGGGCAAGAAGGTTGCAGCAGCCCGCACGGTGTCCCCCGTCCCCAAAACAGAGAGCACCGCCCCTGTTCACCCCACCACTAAAGAGGCCCCcagcacccctctctcctccctcacctcccctGGCACCCCCCTGACccctgggggagaggagaagaagaacccTGGCAAGGCCAAGACCCAGCCCCGTAGGATCACCCTCAACACCTTGGAGGGGTGGGGCAAGCCCAGCACCCCCAAAGCGCCCGCTGCTAGTGCCCCCAAAACCCCCACCACAGCCAGCACCAGCACACCCTCCACCCCTCAGCAGCCTCGCCTCACCCCCTCTACCCCCAACACCCCCTCTACCCCCAacaccccctctacccccctcgcCCCCTCTATAGCCCAGCCCTGCCTCACGCCAAAAGCCCAATGCAGCAGCGGTAAAACCCTGGGCCCCAGCACCCCTAAAGCTAGCACCACCCCTAAAGGGCCCACCCCCAG ACGGATATCTCTGACTCCTGTCGTCTCCAGATCTCCAGCTGCCTTCACcacaccctcctccacagagaaaGCCAAACATG AACGGCCCTCTCCCCCCACTGACCCTGTGTGCCAGCCCCCAGAGTCCAAGCGGCCCAAAACCAGCACCCTGGCAGGCAAGACAGGGGTGGCTCCAGCCTCAGGGTCAACACCCAAACCCTAA
- the LOC106586633 gene encoding MORC family CW-type zinc finger protein 3, whose amino-acid sequence MASQVQRGVPLSALCPKFLHTNSTSHTWPFSAIAELIDNAYDPDVNAKQFWIDKTQFKGQDCLIFMDNGNGLDYEKMHKMLSFGYSDKTVINGQHPIGLYGNGFKSGSMRLGRDAIVFSKSLDGDTMHVGMLSQSYLAQIKAEQIIVPIVSFQRVAHNQFRVNEKHKASLQDILYYSLFKTENELLTELKAINSTCSMGSSGTRIIIWSLRRTLTGQTEFDFTTSSYDIRIPLDVLESTSEQYRRSELLTKPESYYSLRAYCSILYLKPRMQIVIRGQKVKTELISKSLAYIAKDYYKPNFVNRRIPITFGYNTKSKDQYGIMMYHKNRLIKPYERVGVQLKANIQGLGVIGVIECNFLEPTHNKQDFDNTDKYRKTINNLGVKLEDYWKEIRFKRDKEDPNSTVPVEDTMKRPDQNWVQCDTCLRWRKLPDGIDCRLLPEKWFCHMNPDPQFRSCMVEEEPEDSDDDQPSYQKTYKQHERNTKMQQEWKRQQYEDEQKKAERMRIAALARQNEALRRQQEDLKLQLIKTSSFRTAVQMSPASAPPTVRVNVKAPLSTRATTASPLSARPRSSPLRISPLTQSGTSPSSNHMPIISSVCSLSSPPAPSTPSRMKRTLAMTSERDTKRPRVNGFHQNTSMGTASTAAEMNVSSPSVIIPIDDDDDEITDDDDIVILETNSTPIPKKATFDMAKVKSESRSVETPSGTGNVRTNGIGTSSVEMGTAATNLSPLPPSSEQMSITTQTDIRGEVKDEEEERKKKEEVEKEKERIENRTKVKNKEEDDKKREKEERDRKRTEPGPSSAGPSSACPSSAGPSSAGPSSAGPSSAGPSSAGPSSAGPSSAGPSSAGLSSAGLSSAGPSTPGPSTPGPSTPGPSTPGPSTPGPSSAGPSSAAPSTPGPSTPGPSSAGPFSAGPSVPDPSDLPRIDFRNLSEAQEQQDQLLELMQAAAHERDQFKEQVHKLTCQLHDLEGSMQEHSRAAVKREQCHLACQTGAGDGEREQAEGSKVSDQLAVQVDTLLQDLSNANCERDMLRSQVEAMKEERGNLWSQCETLQRDVVELRREKQEWEREKQEREKQEREKEEREKEEREAAQAVAAQTERGDVAATGAANGSTSEAPQTLRELRRSIGRLLVTFVPALDLEQVNYDCPVIDEILDQVLTDVETLGPA is encoded by the exons ATAATGCCTATGATCCAGATGTCAATGCCAAGCAGTTCTGGATTGATAAGACCCAGTTTAAAGGCCAAGACTGCCTCATCTTCATGGACAATGGAAATGGGCTGGACTATGAAAAGATGCACAAGATGCTCAG cttcgGTTACAGTGACAAGACAGTCATAAACGGCCAGCACCCGATTGGTCTCTACGGTAATGGTTTCAAGTCGGGGTCCATGCGTCTGGGACGAGATGCCATCGTGTTCTCCAAGTCTCTAGATGGAGACACCATGCATGTAGGCATGCTCTCACAGAGCTACCTGGCACAGATCAAAGCAGAGCAGATCATCGTACCCATTGTCTCCTTCCAACGCGTTGCACACAACCAGT TCCGTGTGAATGAGAAGCACAAGGCCAGTCTGCAGGACATCCTGTATTACTCTCTCTTTAAGACGGAGAACGAGCTGCTCACAGAGCTCAAAGCCATCAACTCCACCTGCTCCATGGGCTCTTCAGGAACACGCATCATCATCTGGAGCCTgcgcag GACATTAACAGGACAGACAGAATTTGATTTCACAACATCCAGTTATGACATCAGAATCCCGTTGGATGTGTTGGAGAGCACCAGTGAGCAATACAGGCGGTCGGAGCTGCTCACAAAACCAGAGAGTTACTACTCGCTACGT GCATACTGCAGTATTCTTTACTTGAAGCCGCGTATGCAGATCGTCATTCGAGGGCAGAAAGTGAAGACTGAGCTCATCTCCAAGAGCCTGGCATACATCGCTAAGGACTATTACAAGCCCAACTTTGTG AACAGACGTATTCCCATCACCTTTGGGTACAACACCAAGAGCAAAGACCAATACGGCATCATGATGTACCACAAGAACCGCCTCATAAAACCTTATGAGCGAGTGGGCGTTCAACTCAAG GCCAACATCCAAGGTCTTGGGGTCATTGGGGTTATCGAGTGTAACTTTTTGGAGCCCACCCACAACAAGCAAGATTTTGACAATACCGACAAATACAG GAAAACCATCAACAACTTAGGGGTTAAGCTGGAGGACTACTGGAAAGAGATCCGCTTTAAAAGAGACAAAGAAGATCCTAACAGCACCGTACCAGTGGAAGACACCAT GAAGCGCCCGGACCAGAACTGGGTGCAATGTGACACCTGCCTGCGCTGGAGGAAGCTGCCAGATGGGATTGATTGCAGACTGCTCCCAGAGAAGTGGTTCTGCCACATGAACCCCGACCCCCAATTCAG GAGCTGCATGGTAGAGGAAGAGCCTGAAGACTCCGATGATGACCAACCTTCATACCAGAAAACCTACAAGCAACA TGAAAGGAacaccaaaatgcagcaggagtGGAAACGACAACAG tatgaaGATGAGCAGAAAAAGGCAGAGCGGATGCGGATCGCAGCGCTGGCTCGGCAGAACGAGGCTCTGAGGCGCCAACAGGAGGACCTGAAACTGCAGCTTATAAAGACATCG AGCTTCAGGACAGCTGTACagatgtctccagcttcagctccCCCCACAGTCAGAGTTAATGTGAAGGCACCACTGAGCACTAGGGCTACCACAGCATCACCACTCAGTGCTAGGCCCAGATCATCTCCTCTCAGGATCTCTCCCCTCACACAATCAG GGACCAGCCCTTCCTCCAACCACATGCCCATCATCTCTAGCGTGTGCTCTCTTTCAAGCCCTCCAGCCCCTTCAACACCTTCAAG AATGAAGAGAACATTGGCCATGACCTCTGAAAGGGACACCAAAAGACCCAGGGTGAACGGTTTCCACCAAAACACCTCTATGGGGACCGCATCAACGGCAGCAGAGATGAATGTGTCATCCCCATCAGTCATCATCCCTattgacgatgatgatgatgagatcACGGATGACGATGACATTGTTATCTTGGAGACCAACAGCACCCCTATTCCAAAGAAGGCAACCTTTGACATGGCCAAGGTAAAGTCAGAGAGTAGGTCTGTGGAAACACCTTCTGGCACTGGCAACGTTAGGACCAATGGCATAGGAACAAGCTCCGTGGAGATGGGAACCGCAGCGACCAACCTCTCCCCTCTACCACCTTCCTCAGAGCAGATGAGCATCACCACCCAGACAGACATACGGGGTGAAGtgaaggatgaagaggaggagcgaAAGAAAAAGGAGGAAGTAgaaaaggagaaggagagaatagAGAACCGGACAAAAGTGAAGAACAAAGAAGAGGACGACaagaagagggagaaggaggaaagaGATAGGAAGAGAACAGAACCAGGCCCATCCTCTGCAGGCCCATCCTCTGCATGCCCATCCTCTGCAGGCCCATCCTCTGCAGGCCCATCCTCTGCAGGCCCATCCTCTGCAGGCCCATCCTCTGCAGGCCCATCCTCTGCAGGCCCATCCTCTGCAGGCCCATCCTCTGCAGGCCTATCCTCTGCAGGCCTATCCTCTGCAGGCCCCTCCACACCAGGCCCCTCCACACCAGGCCCCTCCACACCAGGCCCCTCCACACCAGGCCCCTCCACACCAGGCCCGTCCTCTGCAGGCCCGTCCTCTGCAGCTCCATCCACACCAGGCCCGTCCACACCAGGCCCATCCTCTGCAGGTCCATTTTCTGCTGGCCCATCTGTCCCAGACCCATCAGACCTTCCTCGGATTGACTTCCGTAACCTGTCAGAGGCCCAGGAGCAGCAAGATCAGCTGCTGGAGCTCATGCAGGCTGCAGCCCATGAGAGGGACCAGTTCAAGGAGCAGGTCCACAAGCTGACCTGCCAGCTCCATGACCTTGAGGGCAGCATGCAGGAGCATTCCCGGGCCGCTGTGAAGAGAGAGCAATGCCACCTGGCCTGTCAGACTGGAGCAGGGGATGGAGAACGAGAGCAAGCAGAGGGGAGTAAGGTCAGTGACCAGCTGGCTGTACAGGTAGATACTCTGCTCCAGGACCTCAGCAACGCCAACTGTGAACGTGACATGCTACGCTCCCAG GTGGAGGCTATGAAAGAGGAGAGGGGCAACCTCTGGTCCCAGTGTGAGACGCTGCAGCGGGACGTGGTGGAGCTGAGGAGGGAGAAacaagagtgggagagggagaaacaggagagggagaaacaggagagggagaaagaggagagggagaaagaggagagagaagcagctcagGCTGTAGCTGcccagacagagaggggagacgtaGCGGCCACTGGTGCTGCTAATGGCTCGACCTCGGAGGCACCCCAGAC actGAGGGAGCTTCGGAGGAGCATTGGTCGTCTCCTTGTCACGTTTGTCCCGGCGTTGGACCTCGAACAAGTCAACTACGACTGTCCAGTCATCGACGAGATCCTCGATCAGGTTCTTACTGATGTGGAGACGTTGGGGCCTGCGTAA